AAGGGGAGGCGGCAACGAGGCCACGGCGCCACAAAACTGAAGCCGCGGCACACGTAAGAGAGCTGGCCATCTCCTCCGCCACGCGCCTCCATCTCACTCTCTTCTTCCTCGCCTTCCCTTCCATCCCCTCCTCTTCTTTCCTCACCAAGCAAAGCAAGTCCTGTCTGTAGCATTCACAGACACGTAGCTTCTGCCAAGGAAGTCACAGTCAATTTAGTGGCTCCTCGTTCTTCACGTAACCATCATGTGGTCAACGGAACCCTAAAATTAATGGTACTTGACGCAGTTTACGACATGACAATATATTGCATTTGTTGCAGAAAATAATAGAAACTTCGATGAAATCTGATCTAAAAATCATTCTTtacactaatatatatatatatatatatattagggtaaaataatactaaattattatatatatatatatattttagtttTTTAGAAAAAGATAAGTGACGAAGACACGAATCGATCGAAAGatcttattattaatatttaaaaattttatcaactaaattaattaatatttaaaaaaattatgagataAAAGAATTTATTAGACGAAATTTCGAACATTCCACCTCACCTTTGGTAGCCTATAAAAATGCTGCATTCAAACCTAACAATTTTCTAgccaaatatttaccaagagttaATGATTGAAATGTTAATAAAATACTgccataataataaaatcatgccATTGATTATTGCAAATCTGTAAGTAATAAATACTGCAACACTATGCtgtcatattatttttattgttgtAAGAGAAGGAAGACTGTCTTGTATTGATTTCATGATCATTAGTTGTAATTAATGATTGCAGAGGCAGATGATTGAAGGAGAATAGGGATCACAAGCTTTAGGGAAGATGACAAATTGGCTTTGATTGGAATGGAGTGCACATAAGTAGCCACACATCATTTCATGAATCCCGGCAACAATTATATACGTGAATGAATGAATGAGCTTCGCAGAGAATTTGGCAATATTGGGGCCCAAATCATTGGCTTGTTGGTGACTTACTTGGTTCATCCAATTTCCATTGCTCAAGAAAAGGATTTCGTGCGATGGCCGGCAAGTAAACAGAAGACTCGGAATACATGCAATATGATCTGATAACAAGTGGCTGATGATATTTGGGAGTTTGCTTTAGTGATGATTACGATAAATATCAACTCGTAAACTTATCGAACTCATATGCAATGGTATCATGTCATTGCAACTAAATGATAGTGATTCACAGAGCTTCTACTTTACGTACGTCCGTCTCAACGTGAAATGGTATTGGGCGAAAAATGTTTTGAGATCGTCGATTCGGAGTTATGTCGAACCCTGCAAAATTGTGTTCGACATTTCTCATAAAACTTCTTCGAAACTTAAGTTAATGTTTAAGTCGCATAATACACTACGATGTGATCGTGTTATGAATCTTTATTATTGTAAGATTCAATATCATTGAGCTTGCGATCGTGGTTTAGTATTGAAAATGATTATGCATCTTTATTGTTATGGGATGCGATCGTGTTATGCGAAATCCAAAAAATATGATATGATCATAAACACGTTCCAAAAGTGATAATATATTTCTCGATAAGACATTGATCATGTGGTAGTGAGGTATTGATAATTAGACACTAAGGTGTTCATCATAAGATACTCAAATATCATTCATATGATAAAGTGTTGACTGCTCCACTGCTTATTATACTCATTACTATTCTTAGCTTTCATAAtgtcctatctctctctctctctctctctctctctctctctctctctatatatatatatatatatatatatatatatatatcattccatAACCAAAAAGAGTGGAGATGAATGAGTATGGAAACCCATATTAATGGTCATACTATCCAAGTTTTAGGAATACAGGGGGCAATCTTCCCAAGAAAAATCACAGTAACTCATTCATAGATCACTTAAACATGCATGCACTGACTTCTACATCACCAAAGATTCTTCCTAATCTGTAACCAAATCAAAGAAGATATGATGGCCTAAAAGACACCCCACCTTCCACACACCAAAAGCTGCTCCACAACTTCCAATGTTCCAACCCGTCAACGAATCTTTGTACCACCATACAAGAATCTTTCGATCACCGTCCACAGAGAACATGTTTTATGGGTCGATCTTATTTATCGAGAGCATACGAGGATTAATAACATGGTAGATGAGCTGAAACCATACTTATCGTGGAGTAGCACACCGCTGTGTTGCCGAGCTATGCTTGGTGGTGAAGGTAACGAAGGTGATGATGGAAGCCGAGCTGCTGCTGCTCCACTGCTTGTGCAAGCCCTGACCACCCTTGCGGTTCTCGCGTCACCTCCAGCAATGAGTCCCTCACTCGATCTGCTTCCACCACTTGGGCATCTCTTCTCTGCAAATGGATCGTCCATGGATTTAAGTAAGCTCGATTTACATGAGATTTTAGCCTGAGAGTTCGATCGTATCCACCTCGACTCTGAAGACGTTCAAGACTAGGCTTTCGTATGAGGTGACACTGGCGTCGGTCACTTCCAGTCCCAGGGAGCTCATCGCCTCCATCAGCCTCGCGAACCCTCCTTGCTTGTGCTCGCACAGCACCTTTACGAAGAACTCGTTCGCCTCCAGTTGCCTCACCTCCACCTGTGGCTGCTCATTTGCATCTAGATGCAGTAAGGAGGGCTTTCTTGCGTTGCGGCGGTAGAACATGTAAAGATGATCGATCACCTCCATCTGCTGACCCTTGTCGGATGATGGCTTGTTATCGTCGGCTGCGGCGACCGTCCTCGGATTGTTCCCGGAATCGTCGTGATCCGTCCACCCATTTGCGATCGGGACATCCATTTGGCTGTTGCTGTTGTGGAGGTTGCTTCCGATCTGCTTGTCGTGGCCGGCGTCCTCCTGATTCGTCTCCTCCAGCTCGTCCTGCAGATCCTTCACTTGCTTCTGCAAATCCATCACGTACTCGATGGCGTCTCCTAGTATCGAAGCCCTGTCCATCTACCCATCGCCAACATTTCTGTCATTAGCATCGTTCGACGAAGTAAGGCTTATGATCCTTCGGCTAGAAGATGATTCACAACCTTTGTGATCTTTGGAACCAGCGCGCGCAGAGCAAAGAGCCGATCGTTgagcttcttcctcctcttccgctCCGCGAAGAGGTTCTTCGAGCAGTGTTGCTTACCGGACCTCCTCGCCGGCCGGTGCTCCTCGTCGTCGTCGCTGCCGTCCGAGCCCGACTCGGTTCGGGCGCTGCCTTCCATCTTCAGCGACTCCTTACCGTGGCCAACCATCTCCCCAAAATTGTGATACGCCGGTGCGTCGTCCGGGATGCCATCGTCGACCATAGACTCCGACAGCGGAGGTGGAGGATTGCCGCAATGGAAGAAGTTCCTGGTAGAGCCATCGTGGAGGATGTCGTCATCCATCGTCCTGTCGAACAAGTTCGACTGGGTGGCGTAGAGATCCCAAGGAAGAGCTTGAGCGCCTGTGGCGACTAACTGCGGGGCAAGCCATGGCTGGGAATCAtccccaccaccaccgccaccaccaccaccaccagcactCGGGTATCCACCGTTATCAGCCATGGGCATATCGATGGAGCGGTCGTAGGAGTTCGAGGTGCACTGAGACATCATGAATTCTACGGTGTGCAAGATCTGCCTCTGTCAGTGCATGACATGCAAATCTTATTTAAGTCTATTTAGAACATAAAAGAGTGTTCCTCAAAGAAGGAAAACAACTTGGTCATTCGGATGGTGTGTGTGAGCTCTCAGTGGATTGATCGAGGAGGAAGTTAGGAAACACTTTACGTGCTTTGAAACCAAGACATTTGTTCTAGCTCTCACTCTACTCTGCAAGTCCGATTACCACAGGCTAGGAGAAGCAGAGGGTAAAGGCAAATCGCATGGAAGAAGTGATCAAGAGAAATGAAACCTTGGGAGCAGTAACAGCAGGAAAGCCTCCTCCGTTCACTGCAACAACAGCCATTCCACGCTCAAGAACTTGGGACATATGAGTGACAGATGATAGCTCAGCAGATCATACCTCAAGCTAGAAAGCCTCTTGGATTAATTGTTAGAGAGATATCCCATGCCAGAACATGTAATTTCTCTGGGAACAACTTCGAAACCAGCTACAAGCATAGGAGGGAGGATATGGATGTCAGTGAGG
The DNA window shown above is from Musa acuminata AAA Group cultivar baxijiao chromosome BXJ2-4, Cavendish_Baxijiao_AAA, whole genome shotgun sequence and carries:
- the LOC103979503 gene encoding transcription factor ABORTED MICROSPORES-like; its protein translation is MMSQCTSNSYDRSIDMPMADNGGYPSAGGGGGGGGGGDDSQPWLAPQLVATGAQALPWDLYATQSNLFDRTMDDDILHDGSTRNFFHCGNPPPPLSESMVDDGIPDDAPAYHNFGEMVGHGKESLKMEGSARTESGSDGSDDDEEHRPARRSGKQHCSKNLFAERKRRKKLNDRLFALRALVPKITKMDRASILGDAIEYVMDLQKQVKDLQDELEETNQEDAGHDKQIGSNLHNSNSQMDVPIANGWTDHDDSGNNPRTVAAADDNKPSSDKGQQMEVIDHLYMFYRRNARKPSLLHLDANEQPQVEVRQLEANEFFVKVLCEHKQGGFARLMEAMSSLGLEVTDASVTSYESLVLNVFRVERRDAQVVEADRVRDSLLEVTREPQGWSGLAQAVEQQQLGFHHHLRYLHHQA